A window from Candidatus Neomarinimicrobiota bacterium encodes these proteins:
- the rpmE gene encoding 50S ribosomal protein L31, whose translation MKTEIHPEYTLGTVTCACGNRFQVRSTVGDMRVEICSACHPFFSGQQKLVDTAGRIEKFKKKYAKLNAKGEQ comes from the coding sequence ATGAAAACTGAGATTCATCCTGAATACACGCTCGGTACAGTGACCTGCGCATGTGGCAACAGGTTCCAAGTGCGAAGCACCGTGGGCGATATGCGAGTGGAAATCTGCTCCGCATGCCACCCGTTTTTCTCCGGTCAGCAAAAACTGGTTGACACCGCCGGCCGTATCGAAAAGTTCAAGAAAAAATACGCAAAGCTGAACGCCAAAGGCGAACAGTAA